TGTTGTCTATGTTGTCGAGGAAGAGACGTGAGACGGCGAAGAGTAGTTCGTCCTCGTCGTCGGATGCCCCCGACTCGACGAAGCCTCTCTCGTAGAGCGGCGTGTTCTCGTGGACGAAAGACAGAGGCACGAACTCCGTAATTCCTCCCGTCGAGTCCTGTAGGTCACGTACTCGTTTGAGATGTAGTACCCTGTGAGCCTCGTTCTCGACGTGTCCGTACATGATCGTCGCTGTGACACCGAGACCCGCCGAGACAGCCCCTTCTATGGCGTCGATCCAGCCCTGAGTACCTATCTTGTTGGGACAGATCACTTCCCTGACCTCGTCGACGAGTATCTCTGCCGCGGTGCCCGGCGCAGAGTCGAGTCCCGCGTCCCTGAGTCTCGTGTATACGTCTTCGTAGCTCCAGTCGGTTCCTCTCTTAGCGTGTGCCGCCTCCTCGGGCGTCATAGAATGTACGTGTACGCCGCCGACGTCCATCGCTTCTATCTGTTCGACGTATGTCCCGGGGCTCTTGGTGTACTCCGTCGTCGGAACGTATCTGACGCCGTCGTCCGTCGAGGATTCGAGTATCTCCCTGTGTTCGTCGTCGAGAGCGAAGGCGGGATGGAGACCGCTGACTGAACAGACCTCGTAGACTCCCATCTCGACTGCGTCCTCGACTATCTCCCTCGACTCGTCGGGCGTCTTCGTGAATCCGCGTCCCTCGTTTCCGACCTCGAACGCCTCAGAGGGGTCTTTGAAGTTACAGAAGAGACAGCCCGTGTCACACGCCGTCGTGACGTTGTTGTTTATGTTGGCGACGAATGTGACCTCGTCCCCGACGATCTCCCTCCTTCTCTCGTCCGCTGCCCCCAGAACCTTCTCTTTCCTGTCTTCGTCTATTCCCTCGACGT
This region of Candidatus Afararchaeum irisae genomic DNA includes:
- the cofH gene encoding 7,8-didemethyl-8-hydroxy-5-deazariboflavin synthase subunit CofH, yielding MSSSSLRDFDFEHVPENYGSSFGNALEKARNGERLSVDDGVQLITTGTDVEGIDEDRKEKVLGAADERRREIVGDEVTFVANINNNVTTACDTGCLFCNFKDPSEAFEVGNEGRGFTKTPDESREIVEDAVEMGVYEVCSVSGLHPAFALDDEHREILESSTDDGVRYVPTTEYTKSPGTYVEQIEAMDVGGVHVHSMTPEEAAHAKRGTDWSYEDVYTRLRDAGLDSAPGTAAEILVDEVREVICPNKIGTQGWIDAIEGAVSAGLGVTATIMYGHVENEAHRVLHLKRVRDLQDSTGGITEFVPLSFVHENTPLYERGFVESGASDDEDELLFAVSRLFLDNIDNIQTSWAKFGDQKALRMLDCGANDFMGTLLSEEITKRAGGDYGEFRSFDDYVEMIESIGRVPVERSTDYSEKRYFENGDDDGDGLPPYGPRLGPQADGTPLI